TGTTAAACGGTAGCGATCGGAATTCAGACTGCGCAGATAGCGTTCACCAAGCTGTTCTGTTGCAGCGGCAACTACCTTTAGCTCATCTTTTAACTGACTCTCTTGCATAGTTCCGAAATACTGATAAAGCACACCGGTAATAACGATCAGACTTGCAATCAATACCGCAGTTGCTACAGAAAGGATAGATTGCAGTATCTTACCTGTCATGATGAGCCCCCCACCGATAACCGATACCACGCACCGTTTCGATCATTTTGCCGTAATCATCGAGCTTTTGGCGCAACGTTCGGATATGTGTATCTAACGTACGCGAATCGCCGATGTAATCCATTTGCCATACCTGAGTATATAGTTGTTCTCTGGTGAAGACCATGCCGGGATGAGAAAGAAACATACAAAGTATTTCAAATTCTTTGTATGTAAGCTGAATAAAATTACCATCTGCCGCAACAGTATGTTCATCCAAATTGACGACCAGTCCTTTTACCTTCAGTATTTTAGACGACTGTCGCGGTTGACTGCGGCGCAGCACTGCTTTTACCCTAGAGATCATCTCCATAATACTAAAAGGCTTAACAATATAATCATCAGCCCCCATATCCAGACCTCTGATTCGATCATATTCCTGCCCCTTGGCACTTGCCAAAATAACAGGAATATTGCTATACTCGACAGATTCTTTCATCTTAGTCAAAATCTCGATCCCATCCATTCCGGGAAGCATGATATCTAAAATGATCAGTTCGGGTTTCTCTTTTTTTAACGCTTCCCAAAAAGAAAGACCGTCTTCAAATCCCCTCACTTCAAAACCGGCAGAATTTAGTGCATATAGTTCGATGTCGCGAATATTGGAATCATCCTCTACGCACCATATCATATTCACACCTCCTTGTGTGTACCCGTCACAGAATAGATCACCCACTCGGCAATGTTGGTGGCATGATCTCCAATGCGTTCAAGATACTTAGAGATCATCAAAAGATCAAGCATCAACTCACCATCAGCATCGTTTTCTGCAAGCAGAGCAATTATACCATGTTTTATTTCGGAAAAATAGTCATCTACCACATCATCTTGATCAATGACTTTTTTCGCCAGCTCCACATCTTTTTTCACAAAAGCATCAACACTGTCAGTTACCATCTTGATCGTCTTATGTGCCATTTCACCGACCAGCTGCATCTCTTCTATGGTATGACCATTGAGAGATATTACGATCTCCGCAATATCTTCTGCTTGATCTCCGATACGTTCCATATCGGTTATCATCTTTAATGCGGCAGAGATCAGACGGAGATCGCGAGCAACCGGTTGTTGATGTAACAATAGTTTCATGCAACGGCGTTCAATATCGCGTTCCATCTGATCGATCGCAGTACTGTTTTTCATTACTTGAGCTGCTAATTCTGTATCGCCTGCAATCATCGCTTGTGCAGCAGATGCAATCGCATCTTCACACATAGAACCCATTTCGATGATCTCTCTGTTTAATTCAAATAACTGTTCATCAAATCGATTTCTCATCTTATCCTCCTTAGCCAAATCTGCCTGTAATATAATCTTCCGTACGTTTATCTCTCGGCTCCGAAAAAATATCATCAGTCTTACCAAACTCGACCAATTCTCCAAGTAAAAAGAATGCTGTATAGTCAGATACACGAAGAGCCTGCTGCATATTGTGCGTAACCATGACGATCGTATATTTCTCCTTCAATTCCATGACCAATTCTTCAATTCGCGAAGTAGAGATCGGATCAAGCGCAGATGTCGGCTCATCCATCAAAAGCACCTTAGGTTGTACAGCCAACGCTCTGGCAATACACAATCG
This Selenomonadales bacterium DNA region includes the following protein-coding sequences:
- the phoU gene encoding phosphate signaling complex protein PhoU, coding for MRNRFDEQLFELNREIIEMGSMCEDAIASAAQAMIAGDTELAAQVMKNSTAIDQMERDIERRCMKLLLHQQPVARDLRLISAALKMITDMERIGDQAEDIAEIVISLNGHTIEEMQLVGEMAHKTIKMVTDSVDAFVKKDVELAKKVIDQDDVVDDYFSEIKHGIIALLAENDADGELMLDLLMISKYLERIGDHATNIAEWVIYSVTGTHKEV
- a CDS encoding response regulator transcription factor — its product is MIWCVEDDSNIRDIELYALNSAGFEVRGFEDGLSFWEALKKEKPELIILDIMLPGMDGIEILTKMKESVEYSNIPVILASAKGQEYDRIRGLDMGADDYIVKPFSIMEMISRVKAVLRRSQPRQSSKILKVKGLVVNLDEHTVAADGNFIQLTYKEFEILCMFLSHPGMVFTREQLYTQVWQMDYIGDSRTLDTHIRTLRQKLDDYGKMIETVRGIGYRWGAHHDR